One Dioscorea cayenensis subsp. rotundata cultivar TDr96_F1 chromosome 15, TDr96_F1_v2_PseudoChromosome.rev07_lg8_w22 25.fasta, whole genome shotgun sequence genomic region harbors:
- the LOC120277706 gene encoding F-box/LRR-repeat protein At3g48880-like encodes MERRRRWEDMDTDCLSNIFRHLDVGDRTIAVPFVCKSWYKASLDPLCWLVLDLRPLDFMPRSSFVKMFTEQYSLQHLAFTFSGFLKLVVHRSQGLACELMFPLVFGASLHDLAYASKKCLNLKTLVLPRLTREAENHIPKLIKHWNGLEHLEMESKPSSFLELLAQISAHCVKFTGLKMFGHIKKEDSYALVHSLPKLKYLNLSKSDMTENELMIMIEGLKEMKKLIVNECVGFQVDDVVKRWSLGIQTFQHEGCELRIDDGYDAHEFDCLHVYGFW; translated from the exons ATggagagaagaaggagatgggAAGACATGGACACTGATTGTTTGAGTAACATATTCCGGCATCTTGATGTCGGTGACCGGACTATTGCAGTCCCTTTTGTTTGCAAGTCATGGTACAAGGCATCTCTTGATCCTCTCTGCTGGCTTGTTCTTGACTTGAGGCCATTAGATTTCATGCCAAGAAGCTCATTTGTGAAGATGTTCACTGAACAGTACTCTTTGCAACACTTAGCCTTTACCTTCTCTGGTTTCCTGAAGTTGGTGGTGCATAGGAGCCAGGGGTTGGCTTGTGAGCTTATGTTCCCTTTGGTCTTTGGTGCTTCTCTGCATGATTTGGCTTATGCGTCAAAGAA ATGTTTGAATTTGAAGACTCTAGTGTTGCCAAGATTGACAAGAGAGGCTGAAAATCACATCCCAAAGCTCATAAAACATTGGAATGGTCTTGAACACTTGGAGATGGAATCAAAGCCTTCGTCCTTCTTAGAACTATTGGCACAAATAAGTGCACACTGTGTCAAGTTCACTGGCCTTAAAATGTTTGGtcatataaagaaagaagactcATATGCTCTTGTCCATTCACTCCCAAAACTTAAGTATTTAAACTTGAGCAAGTCTGACATGACAGAGAATGAGTTGATGATAATGATAGAAGGGTTAAAAGAGATGAAGAAGTTGATTGTGAATGAATGTGTTGGATTCCAAGTGGATGATGTGGTGAAGAGATGGAGTTTGGGCATTCAAACATTTCAGCATGAAGGTTGTGAGCTCAGGATTGATGATGGTTATGACGCTCATGAGTTTGATTGCCTCCATGTTTACGGGTTTTGGTGA